In a genomic window of Bradyrhizobium ontarionense:
- a CDS encoding metal-dependent hydrolase family protein, producing the protein MPTILFENASLLDPLQPDLREGTHVLVEDSLIKEVSDKPLQTSVDQRIDLKGRTLMPGLIDLHVHAIAVELNLAQQVQMPNVLVTLRSALLLRGMLRRGFTTVRDAGGAGYALKQAVDTGLTEGPRLFVSGRALSQTGGHGDMRARTDFLSDNAPCPCCVRVGALARVADGVDGVRKAVREELQMGADQIKIMASGGVASPTDPVGAFGYSEDEIRAIVAEARGRGTYVLAHAYTAEAIARAVRCGVRTIEHGNLVDLPTARLMAEHGVYVVPTLVTYEALANEGAQYGLPAESVAKIADVRDAGLRSLAIYREAGVKMGFGSDLLGPSQRLQSDEFRIRADILGPREAIASATVIGAEVLGMAGKLGRIVPGAFADIIVVNGNPLRDVSCLLGQGDHIPLVMKAGQVHSDRLNA; encoded by the coding sequence ATGCCGACGATTCTGTTCGAGAACGCCTCCCTGCTCGATCCGCTGCAGCCCGATTTGCGCGAGGGCACGCATGTGCTGGTTGAGGACAGCCTGATCAAGGAGGTCTCGGACAAGCCGCTGCAGACGAGCGTCGACCAGAGAATCGACTTGAAGGGCCGGACGCTGATGCCTGGCCTGATCGACCTGCACGTTCATGCCATCGCCGTCGAGCTCAACCTCGCGCAGCAGGTGCAAATGCCGAACGTGCTGGTGACCCTGCGCTCGGCGCTGCTGCTGCGCGGCATGCTGCGGCGAGGCTTCACGACGGTGCGCGACGCCGGCGGCGCCGGCTATGCGCTGAAGCAGGCGGTCGACACCGGCCTCACCGAAGGCCCGCGGCTGTTCGTCTCCGGCCGCGCGCTGAGCCAGACCGGCGGCCATGGCGATATGCGGGCGCGCACGGATTTCCTCTCCGACAACGCGCCCTGTCCATGCTGCGTGCGGGTGGGCGCGCTGGCGCGCGTAGCCGACGGCGTCGATGGCGTCCGCAAGGCGGTGCGCGAGGAGCTGCAGATGGGCGCCGATCAGATCAAGATCATGGCCTCCGGCGGCGTGGCCTCGCCGACCGATCCGGTCGGCGCGTTCGGCTATTCGGAGGACGAGATCCGGGCCATCGTCGCCGAGGCGAGGGGGCGCGGGACCTACGTGCTGGCGCATGCCTACACGGCGGAGGCGATTGCGCGCGCGGTGCGCTGCGGCGTGCGCACCATCGAGCATGGCAACCTCGTCGACCTGCCGACCGCGCGTCTGATGGCCGAGCACGGGGTCTATGTCGTGCCGACGCTCGTCACCTATGAGGCGCTCGCCAATGAGGGCGCGCAGTATGGCCTGCCGGCGGAGAGCGTCGCCAAGATCGCCGATGTGCGCGATGCGGGCTTGCGCTCGCTCGCGATCTATCGCGAGGCCGGGGTGAAGATGGGCTTCGGCAGCGACCTGCTCGGGCCGTCGCAGCGTCTGCAGAGCGACGAGTTCCGCATTCGCGCCGACATTCTCGGCCCTCGCGAGGCGATTGCCAGCGCGACCGTGATCGGCGCCGAAGTGCTGGGGATGGCGGGCAAGCTCGGCCGGATCGTGCCGGGCGCCTTCGCCGATATCATCGTCGTCAACGGCAATCCGCTGCGCGACGTCTCCTGTCTGCTTGGCCAAGGTGATCACATTCCCCTGGTGATGAAGGCAGGCCAGGTTCACAGCGACAGGCTGAACGCCTGA
- a CDS encoding class II aldolase/adducin family protein, whose translation MREPAELHDLRRMSARVGRNMRLVQGAGGNSSLKDDDVLWVKASGTWLSDANAKDIFVPVLLPAAREALACDDERIPLAAPGPLRASIETSLHALLPHRIVLHVHAVNTIAWAARRDVRDEFATRLAGLAWRHLDYFHPGLPLARAVSEIVARERIDVLILGNHGLVVGADSCDEAEALVHEVETRLALPVRLAPAADETALRRLCAGTDYRLPYDADCHGIATDPFNLMTATGGSLYPDHVVFLGPGLPTIDGADGLAALLARAEASHLPAPVAALAPGLGAIIRSDASPGAEAMLSCLALVTSRLPLSANISYLSAAHEQALLNWDAERYRQQLTASRR comes from the coding sequence ATGCGCGAGCCTGCAGAGCTTCATGATCTACGCCGGATGTCGGCGCGCGTCGGCCGCAACATGCGGCTGGTGCAGGGCGCCGGCGGCAACTCCTCGCTCAAGGACGATGATGTTCTCTGGGTGAAGGCATCCGGCACCTGGCTTTCTGACGCCAACGCGAAAGACATCTTCGTGCCGGTGCTGCTGCCGGCGGCGCGCGAGGCGCTCGCTTGTGACGACGAGCGCATTCCGCTCGCCGCGCCCGGCCCCCTGCGCGCCTCGATCGAGACGTCGCTGCACGCGCTGCTGCCGCACCGGATCGTGCTGCACGTCCATGCCGTCAACACCATCGCCTGGGCGGCGCGGCGCGATGTCCGCGATGAGTTTGCCACGCGACTCGCTGGCCTCGCCTGGCGCCATCTCGACTATTTCCATCCCGGACTGCCGCTGGCGCGCGCGGTGAGCGAGATCGTGGCGCGCGAACGTATCGATGTCCTCATCCTCGGCAACCACGGCCTCGTCGTCGGCGCCGACAGCTGCGACGAGGCCGAGGCGCTGGTTCACGAGGTCGAAACCCGGCTGGCGCTGCCGGTGCGCCTGGCGCCTGCCGCTGACGAAACGGCGCTGCGACGTCTCTGTGCCGGCACCGACTATCGCCTGCCGTACGATGCAGACTGCCACGGCATCGCCACCGATCCGTTCAACCTGATGACCGCGACCGGCGGCTCGCTCTATCCGGACCACGTCGTATTTCTCGGCCCGGGTCTGCCGACGATCGACGGCGCTGACGGCCTCGCCGCGCTGCTTGCGCGCGCGGAGGCGAGCCACCTGCCCGCCCCCGTCGCCGCGCTCGCACCCGGCCTCGGTGCGATCATCCGCAGCGACGCCAGCCCAGGTGCCGAGGCGATGCTGAGCTGCCTCGCGCTCGTGACCAGCCGCCTGCCGCTGTCGGCCAATATCAGCTACCTCTCGGCCGCGCACGAGCAGGCGCTGCTGAACTGGGATGCCGAACGCTACCGGCAGCAACTGACCGCCAGCCGCCGCTGA
- a CDS encoding FMN-dependent NADH-azoreductase: MPKLFHLVASPRADSESGAGARAFLDRFRQARPSWDIDELNLWREHLPEFDGEILQAKYARMGGRAFTDSQREAFAVAERMAVRLDLAERVVISTPMWNFGIPYKLKHWLDIINQPGLTFRFEPARGYLPLLKDRPTLVILASGGDFSTGMSRGRMDVATPYLREALRFMGLRDVRFVAIGPTSGPAEHTSAARDRAHRQLLEMAARF, translated from the coding sequence ATGCCTAAGCTCTTTCACCTCGTCGCCTCGCCACGCGCGGACTCCGAATCCGGCGCCGGTGCGCGCGCCTTCTTGGATCGCTTCAGGCAGGCGCGGCCCAGCTGGGATATCGATGAGCTGAACCTGTGGCGTGAGCATCTGCCCGAGTTCGACGGCGAGATCCTGCAGGCGAAATATGCCCGCATGGGCGGACGCGCCTTCACCGACAGCCAACGCGAGGCCTTCGCGGTCGCCGAGCGCATGGCGGTGCGGCTCGATCTGGCCGAGCGCGTCGTGATCTCGACGCCGATGTGGAATTTCGGCATCCCCTACAAGCTCAAGCACTGGCTCGACATCATCAATCAGCCGGGCCTCACGTTCCGCTTTGAGCCGGCGCGCGGCTACTTGCCGCTGCTGAAGGATCGGCCAACCCTGGTGATCCTCGCGAGCGGCGGCGATTTCTCGACCGGCATGAGCCGCGGCCGAATGGATGTGGCGACGCCCTATCTGCGCGAGGCGCTGCGTTTCATGGGCCTCCGCGACGTCAGGTTCGTCGCCATCGGGCCGACCAGCGGGCCTGCCGAGCATACCAGCGCGGCGCGTGACCGTGCGCACCGGCAACTCCTGGAGATGGCCGCCCGATTCTAA
- a CDS encoding isochorismatase family protein — translation MTHVTLRPEFESLIDPYAPVAQVATGFEFTEGPIWHPVEHFLLFSDMPADVRRRWDAKRGVVEMRRPSNKCNGMTYDAELNLIVCEHATSSLVRERPDGRREILASHFDNQELNSPNDVCVHSSGAIYFSDPWYGRMPVYGVERPRQLGFQGVYRVPPGGGPPRLLVDRHLFDQPNGLCFSPDETLLYVNDTVQALIRVFDVGGDGGLSNGRVFASGIRSELEPGVPDGMKCDQRGNVWVTAPGGVWVYAPSGELLGKVRVPELVANLAWGGPDFRTLYLTATHSVYAIATKVGPRHEPYMTARARAAATAGSSPSSSTSASSPSAPLLTSGDMQLDPRRCAMIIQDLQNDVIMDGGAFAESGAPDHARQQRVVDNVKRLADVARARGVVIIHVWFVVEPGAPGVTLNAPLFEGLVDSKAMVRGSWGAAPVAGLEPRSGDFVVEKMRMSAWEGTRLETILKATGRDVIINTGAWTNMSVEHTARTGADKGYFMVVPEDCCSTMNADWHTASINFAMQNVSVVTRADAVIKALG, via the coding sequence ATGACCCACGTGACGTTGCGCCCTGAGTTCGAGAGCCTGATCGACCCCTATGCGCCGGTGGCGCAGGTCGCGACCGGATTCGAGTTCACGGAGGGGCCGATCTGGCACCCGGTCGAGCATTTCCTGCTGTTCTCCGACATGCCGGCCGACGTCCGCCGCCGCTGGGATGCGAAGCGCGGCGTGGTCGAGATGCGGCGGCCGTCGAACAAGTGCAACGGCATGACCTATGATGCCGAGCTGAACCTGATCGTCTGCGAGCACGCGACGTCGTCGCTGGTGCGCGAGCGTCCCGACGGGCGACGCGAGATCCTGGCCTCGCATTTCGACAATCAGGAGCTCAACAGCCCGAACGACGTCTGCGTCCATTCCAGCGGCGCGATCTACTTCTCCGATCCCTGGTATGGCCGCATGCCCGTCTATGGCGTGGAGCGGCCGCGTCAGCTCGGCTTCCAGGGCGTCTATCGGGTGCCGCCGGGCGGCGGTCCGCCGCGGCTGCTGGTCGATCGCCATCTGTTCGACCAGCCGAACGGGCTGTGCTTCTCGCCGGACGAGACGCTGCTCTATGTCAACGATACCGTGCAGGCCCTGATCCGCGTGTTCGACGTCGGCGGCGACGGTGGGCTGTCGAACGGCCGCGTGTTTGCGAGCGGCATCCGCTCCGAGCTCGAGCCCGGCGTGCCCGACGGCATGAAATGCGATCAGCGCGGCAACGTCTGGGTCACCGCGCCGGGCGGCGTCTGGGTCTATGCGCCATCGGGCGAGCTGCTCGGCAAGGTGCGCGTTCCGGAGCTGGTCGCGAACCTCGCATGGGGAGGTCCTGATTTCCGCACGCTCTATCTCACTGCCACGCATTCGGTCTACGCGATCGCGACCAAGGTCGGCCCGCGCCACGAACCCTATATGACGGCGCGGGCACGAGCGGCCGCGACCGCGGGATCGTCCCCATCCAGCTCGACATCCGCTAGCTCGCCATCGGCGCCGCTTCTGACGTCGGGCGACATGCAGCTCGACCCGCGCCGCTGCGCCATGATCATCCAGGATTTGCAGAACGACGTCATCATGGACGGCGGCGCGTTTGCAGAGTCCGGCGCGCCTGATCATGCCAGGCAGCAGCGGGTGGTCGACAACGTCAAGCGGCTCGCGGACGTGGCCCGCGCCCGCGGCGTCGTCATCATCCACGTCTGGTTCGTGGTCGAGCCCGGTGCGCCCGGCGTGACCTTGAACGCGCCGCTGTTCGAGGGGCTGGTCGACAGCAAGGCGATGGTGCGCGGCAGCTGGGGCGCGGCGCCGGTGGCGGGGCTCGAGCCGAGGAGCGGCGATTTCGTCGTCGAGAAGATGCGGATGAGCGCCTGGGAAGGCACGCGGCTCGAGACCATTCTCAAGGCGACCGGGCGCGACGTCATCATCAACACGGGGGCCTGGACCAACATGTCGGTCGAGCACACGGCGCGCACCGGCGCCGACAAGGGCTATTTCATGGTGGTGCCGGAGGATTGCTGCTCGACCATGAATGCCGACTGGCACACCGCGTCGATCAACTTCGCCATGCAGAACGTCTCCGTTGTGACCAGGGCCGATGCGGTGATCAAGGCGCTGGGGTGA
- a CDS encoding xanthine dehydrogenase family protein molybdopterin-binding subunit: MTRHRGRGMAAINYPIGMNLGGDPSQALVHSNPSGKFTVALSSIDLGQGMKSVTRQICAETLGVPVEDVYVDTADSDTGPHCMGSFASRGTHRVGNAVMAAAKEARGVMMEAAAEELEVNASDLETDGRGNIHVKGAPHRSISVKDVAIAAQFRQGKTISGRGIFLVPLSDVDPETGEMSPATCYAHACLVAEVEVDDETGEVGVVRMDSAYELGRALNPRLVEQQLVGGAWMGMSHALYETTEPYYPDPEQGPRDFVEYLMPGPGDICPHDIAVLERPAPDGPFGGKGPGEMCANPVLPAIANAIFNAVGVRIDDLPITPEKVLRAIKAQGGARPQTRR, translated from the coding sequence ATGACAAGGCACCGCGGCCGCGGCATGGCGGCCATCAACTATCCGATCGGCATGAACCTTGGCGGCGATCCAAGCCAGGCGTTGGTGCACTCCAACCCAAGTGGCAAGTTCACCGTGGCGCTGTCCTCGATCGACCTCGGGCAGGGCATGAAGTCGGTGACGCGGCAGATCTGCGCCGAGACGCTCGGCGTGCCCGTCGAGGACGTCTATGTCGACACCGCTGACTCCGACACGGGTCCGCACTGCATGGGCTCGTTCGCCTCGCGCGGCACCCATCGCGTCGGCAATGCGGTGATGGCGGCGGCCAAGGAGGCGCGCGGTGTCATGATGGAGGCGGCTGCGGAAGAGCTCGAGGTCAACGCCAGCGATCTCGAGACCGACGGCCGCGGCAACATCCACGTCAAGGGCGCGCCGCACCGCTCGATCTCGGTCAAGGACGTCGCCATCGCCGCGCAGTTCCGGCAGGGCAAGACCATCTCGGGGCGCGGCATCTTCCTGGTGCCGCTGTCGGACGTCGATCCCGAGACCGGCGAGATGTCGCCGGCGACCTGCTACGCGCATGCGTGTCTCGTCGCCGAAGTCGAGGTCGATGACGAGACCGGTGAGGTCGGGGTCGTCAGGATGGACAGCGCCTACGAACTGGGGCGTGCGCTCAATCCGCGGCTGGTCGAGCAGCAGCTGGTCGGCGGGGCATGGATGGGCATGAGCCACGCGCTGTATGAGACGACGGAGCCGTATTATCCTGATCCGGAGCAAGGCCCGCGCGATTTCGTCGAGTATCTGATGCCGGGACCGGGCGACATCTGTCCGCACGACATCGCGGTGCTGGAGCGGCCGGCGCCCGACGGCCCGTTCGGCGGCAAGGGTCCGGGCGAGATGTGCGCCAATCCGGTGCTGCCGGCGATCGCGAACGCGATCTTCAATGCGGTCGGCGTGCGCATCGACGATCTGCCGATCACGCCGGAGAAGGTGCTGCGCGCGATCAAGGCCCAGGGCGGCGCCCGGCCGCAGACGCGGCGGTGA
- a CDS encoding amidohydrolase family protein, translating into MTGYVDAHHHIWRQADLPWLVGPMQPRIFGPYEPIRRDYPIEEYLDDIAGNGVTQSVYVQTNWAKDGFEDEAAWVQRTADQHGFPHAIVAYADLAVSDARPQFDRLARYPLVCGVRMQLHWHDNPLYRFAASPDLCSDPNIRANVARLADYGWSFDLQVFARQMAGAAELAQSCPSVTFILQHAGMLEDLSPAGREPWRNGMQRLAACSNVVSKLSGLGTFIRRNDPAHVADIVRETIAMYGPDRCLFGSNFPIEKLWTDYCALVAAYEVAIEGLDSRAQAQVMGETARRVYRLG; encoded by the coding sequence ATGACCGGTTATGTCGATGCGCATCATCATATCTGGCGGCAGGCCGATCTGCCCTGGCTGGTCGGACCGATGCAGCCGCGCATCTTCGGCCCCTATGAGCCGATCCGGCGCGATTATCCAATCGAGGAATATCTCGACGACATCGCCGGCAACGGCGTGACGCAGTCGGTCTATGTCCAGACCAACTGGGCGAAGGACGGCTTCGAGGACGAGGCTGCCTGGGTGCAGAGAACCGCCGATCAGCACGGTTTTCCGCATGCGATCGTCGCCTATGCCGACCTTGCCGTCAGTGACGCGCGGCCGCAGTTCGACCGTCTTGCGCGCTATCCGCTGGTGTGTGGCGTCCGGATGCAGCTGCACTGGCATGACAACCCGCTGTATCGCTTCGCCGCATCTCCCGATCTCTGCAGCGATCCCAACATCCGTGCCAATGTCGCCCGGCTCGCCGACTACGGCTGGTCGTTCGACCTGCAGGTGTTTGCCCGTCAGATGGCGGGCGCCGCGGAACTGGCCCAGAGCTGTCCGTCCGTCACCTTCATCCTGCAGCACGCCGGCATGCTGGAGGATCTGTCGCCCGCAGGGCGCGAGCCATGGCGCAACGGCATGCAGCGGCTCGCGGCCTGCAGTAACGTTGTCAGCAAGCTCTCGGGTCTCGGCACCTTCATCCGCCGCAACGATCCCGCGCATGTCGCCGACATCGTGCGCGAGACGATCGCCATGTATGGTCCCGACCGTTGCCTGTTCGGCTCGAACTTTCCGATCGAGAAGCTCTGGACTGACTACTGCGCGCTCGTCGCTGCCTATGAGGTCGCGATCGAGGGGCTCGATTCGCGCGCGCAAGCGCAGGTGATGGGAGAGACCGCGCGGCGGGTCTATCGGCTCGGATGA
- a CDS encoding IS30 family transposase, with amino-acid sequence MGRHYSQLSATERNDLHSRMLNGESLRSIARSLGRAASTLSREISRNSEDGEEYDACIAGYARRWRRRHGMVKLRDGSALRAWVFAHIRRGWSPQQISGKLRRQRDDEQQQGPRLPTVSHETIYRAIYVLPRGQIRKELVSFLRQHHSQRLPLRRRTDKRGGMIGMISIHERPADVLGREFPGDWEGDLIKGAGNASAIGTLIERKSRFTILVKMKDCSSSAALIGFRRELGKVPAAMRKSLAYDQGKEMVRHGELSKALKLKVYFCDPHSPWQRPSNENMNGLVRQYLPKGCDLSIYEQKDLNAIAESLNTRPRACLSFQTPMEVFTSECAKLELAAA; translated from the coding sequence ATGGGACGCCACTACAGCCAATTGAGCGCGACGGAGCGCAACGATCTTCATAGCCGGATGCTGAACGGCGAGAGCTTGCGTTCGATCGCCCGGAGTCTTGGTCGAGCGGCTTCGACGCTATCGCGGGAGATCTCACGCAATAGCGAGGATGGCGAAGAGTACGACGCATGTATTGCAGGATATGCGCGTCGGTGGCGTCGTCGCCATGGCATGGTGAAGCTGCGGGACGGCTCGGCGTTGCGAGCCTGGGTGTTCGCGCATATCCGGCGCGGCTGGTCACCTCAGCAGATTTCCGGCAAGCTCCGCCGGCAGCGTGACGACGAACAGCAGCAGGGTCCTCGTTTGCCGACAGTTTCTCACGAGACGATCTATCGGGCGATCTACGTGTTGCCTCGCGGTCAAATTCGCAAAGAGCTTGTGAGTTTTCTGCGTCAACATCACAGTCAGCGATTGCCCTTGCGCCGCCGGACGGACAAGCGCGGCGGCATGATCGGGATGATCTCTATCCATGAGAGGCCAGCCGACGTGTTGGGTCGAGAATTCCCAGGAGATTGGGAAGGCGATCTGATCAAAGGGGCCGGCAATGCTTCTGCGATCGGGACGTTGATCGAGCGCAAAAGCCGCTTCACGATCCTGGTCAAGATGAAGGACTGCTCGTCAAGTGCGGCGCTGATCGGCTTCAGGCGCGAGCTTGGCAAAGTGCCGGCGGCGATGCGCAAAAGCCTGGCTTACGACCAGGGCAAGGAGATGGTGCGCCACGGGGAACTTTCCAAAGCCTTGAAGCTGAAGGTGTACTTCTGCGATCCGCATTCGCCATGGCAACGTCCGTCCAACGAGAACATGAACGGCCTGGTTCGCCAATATCTGCCCAAGGGATGCGACTTGTCGATCTACGAGCAGAAGGATCTCAACGCGATCGCAGAAAGCCTCAACACGCGACCGAGGGCCTGTCTCAGCTTTCAAACGCCGATGGAGGTCTTCACGTCCGAATGCGCCAAGTTGGAGCTTGCGGCCGCCTGA
- a CDS encoding MBL fold metallo-hydrolase yields MALEIKILDYGDIELESSFLVLGRDCGRTRRVLTLGFLILGGPYPVVVDTGYRSNQIMETLGMRGLQYHENMIENQLARHGVRMGDVRYVCHTHLHIDHAGKDDLFPMNTTVVLNRRELEYSVSGLMHPQYPAPDVKHLIDRLHTKSALRFLDLELTGPIELMPGVYCDAANAHTEGSMNIHVHTADGIATICGDVIYDFNDQIVTPFNEIQDGEPRTTGNHGTSKRAEKAAIKKLLSSSRYLLPVHDRPAKIEGGVVVGRLHDQVPGPIVQSLPQRHWFPA; encoded by the coding sequence ATGGCGCTGGAAATCAAGATTCTCGATTATGGTGATATCGAATTGGAATCGAGCTTCCTCGTGCTCGGCCGCGACTGCGGCCGCACCCGCCGGGTGCTGACGCTGGGCTTCCTGATCCTGGGCGGACCCTATCCGGTCGTGGTCGATACCGGCTATCGCTCCAACCAGATCATGGAAACGCTGGGCATGCGCGGGCTGCAATACCACGAGAACATGATCGAAAATCAGCTCGCACGTCACGGCGTCCGCATGGGCGATGTCCGTTACGTCTGCCACACCCATCTGCACATCGATCATGCGGGCAAGGACGACCTGTTTCCGATGAACACGACCGTCGTTCTCAACCGGCGTGAGCTGGAATATTCCGTGTCGGGCCTGATGCATCCGCAGTACCCGGCGCCCGACGTCAAGCATCTGATCGACCGGCTGCACACCAAGAGCGCGCTGCGCTTCCTCGATCTCGAACTCACCGGCCCGATCGAGCTGATGCCGGGCGTCTATTGCGACGCTGCCAATGCCCATACCGAAGGCTCGATGAACATCCACGTCCACACCGCGGACGGCATCGCCACCATCTGCGGCGACGTCATCTACGACTTCAACGACCAGATCGTGACGCCCTTCAACGAGATCCAGGACGGCGAGCCGCGCACCACCGGCAATCACGGTACCTCGAAGCGTGCGGAGAAGGCGGCGATCAAGAAGCTGCTGTCGAGCTCGCGCTATCTGCTCCCGGTCCATGATCGTCCCGCCAAGATCGAGGGCGGCGTGGTGGTGGGGCGGCTGCACGACCAGGTGCCGGGCCCGATCGTGCAGTCGCTGCCGCAGCGGCACTGGTTTCCGGCATGA
- a CDS encoding VWA domain-containing protein: MSEVRLPQAAKIFISFAALLRRNGFAIAPEQTTTFLEAIALLGPASLNDIRRAGAATLAPPPERLATYNLLFDIHFGLTEAAGLSETEQQDDVVRLQEEGDGAVDPDLAEEQNESGLAATRAEALVARRLAVATGGDALRRLARQARARLPKRRGHRRMRARRGSFVDLRRTLRESVRSDGEVLRLLRLKRRPRLRRLLLLIDVSGSMKARTEDNMRLAHVLVQAVPQVEVFTLGTRLTRVTRPLRLKRREQALLAASHLVSDWDGGTRIGEALQAFLAMPRFSTYARGAAVLVISDGLERGDHQALREAVWKLSLRAWRLSWLTPLATGPGFKPQTEALQAIAPFVDDIVPGGSDEAIVAHVLSLAQRRAA; this comes from the coding sequence ATGAGCGAAGTCCGCCTGCCGCAGGCTGCCAAAATCTTCATCTCCTTCGCCGCGCTGCTGCGGCGGAATGGCTTTGCGATTGCACCGGAGCAGACCACGACGTTTCTCGAAGCCATCGCGCTGCTGGGACCGGCCAGTCTGAATGACATCCGCCGCGCGGGAGCTGCGACTCTGGCGCCGCCGCCCGAGCGGCTCGCGACCTACAATCTGCTGTTCGACATCCATTTCGGCCTGACTGAAGCGGCTGGTCTCAGTGAGACCGAGCAGCAGGACGACGTCGTGCGGCTGCAGGAGGAGGGCGACGGCGCTGTCGATCCCGATCTCGCCGAGGAGCAGAACGAGTCCGGACTTGCGGCGACGCGTGCCGAGGCCCTGGTCGCGCGCCGCCTCGCGGTTGCGACGGGTGGCGATGCGCTGCGGCGTCTCGCCCGGCAGGCGCGCGCGCGATTGCCGAAACGACGCGGCCACCGGCGCATGCGCGCACGGCGCGGCAGCTTCGTCGACCTGCGCAGGACCTTGCGCGAGAGCGTGCGATCCGACGGCGAGGTGCTGCGCTTGCTGCGCCTGAAGCGGCGGCCACGGCTGCGCCGCCTGCTGCTGCTGATCGATGTCTCCGGCTCGATGAAGGCGCGCACCGAGGACAACATGCGGCTTGCGCATGTGCTGGTGCAGGCGGTGCCCCAGGTCGAAGTCTTCACGCTCGGCACGCGGCTGACGCGGGTCACGCGTCCCCTGCGCCTGAAGCGGCGCGAACAGGCATTGCTCGCGGCCTCGCATCTCGTCAGCGACTGGGACGGTGGCACGCGCATCGGCGAGGCGCTGCAGGCTTTCCTCGCGATGCCGCGCTTCTCGACCTATGCGCGCGGCGCGGCGGTGCTGGTGATCTCGGACGGGCTGGAGCGTGGCGATCATCAGGCGCTCCGCGAGGCCGTGTGGAAGCTGTCGCTGCGGGCCTGGCGCCTGAGCTGGCTGACGCCGCTGGCGACCGGGCCCGGCTTCAAGCCGCAGACCGAGGCGCTGCAGGCGATCGCACCGTTCGTTGACGACATCGTCCCCGGCGGCTCGGACGAGGCGATCGTCGCGCACGTTCTGTCGCTGGCGCAGAGGAGGGCGGCATGA
- a CDS encoding AAA family ATPase, with amino-acid sequence MVVRSNIVGIDSPQALEKALRAAYYLADEGLSTAAYLALALGKPLLLEGAPGVGKTEAAKAIAAVLGRKLIRLQCYEGIDAAAALYEWNYPRQMLAIRQAGEESIDIYGETFLIERPMLACLRAPDSTVLLIDEIDRADQEFEAFLLEFLSDFQISIPERGTVRAAERPVVVLTSNRTRDLHEALRRRCVYHWIDYPDAEREARIVMMRASSVAEATARAVVAAVAKLRREPLSKAPGIAEAVDWAEAATLLNQTGARWPDAFRRSLGVALKDEEDLSFIAPRLDALLAEAMT; translated from the coding sequence ATGGTCGTCCGCAGCAACATCGTCGGCATCGACTCGCCACAGGCGCTGGAGAAGGCGCTGCGCGCGGCCTACTATCTGGCCGACGAGGGGCTGTCCACCGCGGCCTATCTGGCGCTCGCGTTGGGTAAACCGTTGCTGCTCGAGGGCGCGCCCGGTGTCGGCAAGACCGAAGCGGCAAAGGCGATCGCCGCAGTGCTCGGCCGCAAGCTGATCCGCCTGCAATGCTATGAGGGCATCGACGCTGCGGCGGCGCTCTACGAGTGGAACTATCCGCGCCAGATGCTGGCGATCCGCCAGGCCGGCGAGGAGAGCATCGACATCTATGGCGAGACCTTCCTGATCGAGCGGCCGATGCTGGCCTGCCTGCGCGCGCCGGACTCGACCGTGCTCCTGATCGACGAGATCGATCGTGCGGATCAGGAGTTCGAGGCCTTCCTGCTCGAGTTCCTGTCCGACTTCCAGATCTCGATTCCGGAGCGGGGCACGGTCCGCGCGGCCGAGCGTCCGGTCGTCGTGCTGACCTCGAACCGGACCCGTGACCTGCATGAAGCGTTGCGCCGCCGCTGCGTCTATCATTGGATCGACTATCCCGATGCGGAGCGCGAGGCGCGGATCGTTATGATGCGGGCCTCGAGCGTGGCGGAGGCGACCGCACGCGCCGTCGTGGCGGCGGTGGCGAAGCTCAGGCGCGAGCCTTTGAGCAAGGCGCCCGGGATTGCCGAAGCGGTCGACTGGGCCGAGGCCGCGACGCTGCTGAACCAGACCGGCGCGCGCTGGCCGGACGCCTTCAGGCGCTCGCTCGGCGTCGCGCTGAAGGACGAGGAGGATCTGTCCTTCATCGCGCCCCGGCTGGATGCGCTGCTGGCGGAGGCAATGACATGA